A single region of the Cyanobacteria bacterium FACHB-DQ100 genome encodes:
- a CDS encoding diguanylate cyclase, giving the protein MSSTRLNQIVKWVIVTLSIAIAYSVSATLCLVFAPLPGKVTAIWLPSGLTLAFFTWCGWLAFPGIALGSLIGVVPDFLKVEPPLSIPVFVFLNLVCVVANCLQPAAGVALIKRLTGTSPAFNQVQSVNGFIVAAVVSPMLSATIGITSTCSVQLTPWIDYGVAWLTWWLASMLAHLLFTPPLLLWRSNGRFCSRAQFCGMVLALGLSLVIGWVVFIQNYPIEYTFLPILIWSVFRCGGFFTSVLVCIISVIAIVMTSQGLGSFITNSTTGSLLLLQSFIAVCSITTLVLGAVIQERRAAELALERTLDSLEQQIEERTAELQESKATLDGFFAAAPVGLGIVDHQLRYVRINQLLSKMNGLSIERHLGQTIWQVLPNLAPNLEPVYQKVLMTGQPVLNQEESGKSPVQPEVKRTWLTSYFPITSTHHAPSKVGVIVMDISDRKKMELQLQLQARRDSLTAIPNRLHFQESAEAEWRRCSRIQKPLSLILLDIDEFKRYNDAYGHLAGDACLIQFANLLLTVVNRAGDVVARYGGEEFVVILPDTDAEGAVRIAQLIRQRLHQKRIPHPGSSVAAYVTASLGVAICLPNPSLQVNDLIQAADEGLYESKRQGRDRITLKVIGI; this is encoded by the coding sequence ATGTCCTCTACTAGGTTGAACCAGATAGTGAAATGGGTCATTGTTACTTTGAGCATTGCGATCGCTTACAGCGTTTCCGCTACCCTTTGTCTAGTTTTTGCCCCCTTACCAGGTAAAGTGACCGCTATCTGGTTGCCCTCCGGATTAACTCTGGCATTTTTTACCTGGTGTGGATGGTTGGCATTTCCAGGGATTGCTCTAGGGTCACTGATTGGGGTAGTACCGGATTTTCTCAAAGTAGAGCCGCCCCTTTCAATTCCTGTTTTCGTTTTCCTAAATCTTGTATGCGTTGTTGCTAATTGCCTTCAGCCAGCTGCTGGCGTTGCCCTCATTAAACGGTTAACCGGTACGTCGCCTGCATTTAATCAAGTCCAGTCTGTGAACGGTTTTATCGTAGCAGCAGTAGTTTCGCCGATGTTATCCGCCACGATCGGGATTACTTCTACGTGCTCAGTACAGCTTACGCCGTGGATAGACTATGGTGTCGCTTGGTTGACCTGGTGGCTGGCGAGTATGCTGGCTCATCTGCTGTTCACCCCTCCTCTACTCCTGTGGCGATCAAACGGGAGATTTTGTTCACGCGCTCAGTTCTGCGGGATGGTTCTCGCTTTAGGACTGAGCCTGGTGATCGGTTGGGTCGTGTTTATTCAGAACTATCCCATTGAATATACGTTCTTGCCTATCTTAATTTGGTCAGTTTTTCGGTGCGGTGGATTTTTCACCAGTGTACTGGTTTGCATCATCTCGGTGATCGCGATCGTGATGACCTCTCAGGGATTGGGATCATTCATAACCAACTCTACAACAGGTTCCCTGTTGTTGTTGCAGTCGTTTATTGCCGTGTGTTCTATTACGACATTAGTATTGGGGGCGGTGATCCAGGAGCGTAGAGCAGCGGAGCTGGCTCTAGAACGAACGCTGGACTCTTTAGAGCAGCAAATCGAAGAGCGGACGGCTGAGTTGCAGGAGAGCAAGGCAACTCTCGATGGTTTTTTTGCAGCAGCTCCAGTCGGTTTAGGGATTGTGGATCACCAGTTGCGATACGTGCGGATTAACCAACTCCTGTCAAAGATGAATGGTTTGTCGATCGAGCGACATCTAGGTCAAACCATCTGGCAGGTGCTTCCGAATTTGGCTCCCAACCTGGAACCCGTTTATCAAAAGGTGCTCATGACTGGGCAACCCGTTTTAAATCAGGAGGAAAGTGGTAAAAGTCCTGTACAGCCAGAAGTGAAGCGTACCTGGTTAACCTCCTATTTCCCCATTACATCGACTCATCATGCACCTTCCAAGGTGGGGGTCATTGTGATGGATATTAGCGATCGCAAAAAAATGGAATTACAACTTCAACTGCAAGCTCGCAGAGATAGTCTTACTGCGATTCCGAATCGACTTCATTTTCAGGAATCGGCTGAAGCAGAATGGCGACGCTGTAGCCGTATCCAGAAACCCCTTTCCCTAATTTTGCTGGATATCGATGAATTCAAGCGCTACAACGATGCTTACGGGCACTTAGCTGGGGATGCCTGCCTGATTCAATTTGCCAACCTACTCCTGACGGTCGTGAATCGCGCTGGGGATGTGGTTGCACGCTATGGCGGTGAAGAATTTGTTGTCATCTTACCGGATACAGATGCGGAAGGAGCGGTTCGTATTGCCCAACTGATTCGTCAGCGACTCCATCAAAAGCGAATTCCCCATCCCGGTTCTTCCGTTGCGGCTTATGTAACTGCTAGCTTGGGCGTTGCGATCTGTCTTCCCAATCCTAGTTTGCAGGTAAACGATTTAATTCAAGCCGCTGATGAAGGTTTGTACGAGTCAAAGCGACAGGGGCGCGATCGCATTACGCTCAAAGTCATTGGCATATAG
- a CDS encoding alpha/beta fold hydrolase, whose translation MKYFYLHGFASSPRSTKARQLCDRFRSIHLSLEVPDLNQNDFPHLTLTRQIQQVKSLLHDEPVTLIGSSFGGLTAAWIAEQCDQIDRVVLLAPAFNYLNHWLPAFDPSDLERWRSGVPILIYHYGLGGSASLNYDIVSDLKNYDEAQIKKPIPTLVLHGVHDEVIPIAQSRLYVKDRSWVNLIELDSNHSLVNQEAQIWQAIQEFCSL comes from the coding sequence ATGAAATATTTTTATCTGCATGGATTTGCTTCAAGTCCAAGATCGACCAAAGCTCGTCAACTTTGCGATCGTTTCCGATCGATTCATCTCTCCCTAGAAGTTCCTGATCTAAATCAAAACGATTTTCCACATCTCACCCTGACTCGCCAAATTCAGCAGGTTAAAAGCCTGTTGCACGACGAACCTGTAACGTTAATTGGTTCTAGCTTTGGGGGATTAACTGCCGCTTGGATTGCCGAGCAGTGTGATCAAATCGATCGCGTCGTTTTGCTTGCACCTGCATTTAATTATTTAAATCATTGGCTTCCCGCATTCGACCCATCTGACCTAGAGCGATGGCGATCCGGGGTGCCAATTTTGATCTATCACTATGGCCTAGGTGGATCAGCGTCTTTGAATTACGATATTGTTTCAGACCTCAAAAACTACGACGAAGCCCAGATCAAGAAACCCATTCCAACCTTGGTCTTACATGGAGTCCACGACGAAGTGATTCCGATCGCTCAAAGCCGCTTGTATGTAAAAGATCGATCGTGGGTAAATTTGATCGAATTGGATAGCAATCACAGCCTAGTGAATCAAGAAGCGCAGATTTGGCAAGCGATTCAGGAATTTTGCAGCTTATAA
- a CDS encoding CAAD domain-containing protein: MEPEVKEMEASTVETPTIKMDEAGTLAPVSSNSSSEQWREIADKTYSVLASLPEYLGRFFSEYRKPLVTVGLIFGSIVSVKLTLALLGAINDVPLLQPTFELVGLGYSIWFVYRYLLKASNREELGQEFNKLKEQVVGRVTQ; the protein is encoded by the coding sequence ATGGAACCTGAAGTGAAAGAAATGGAAGCCTCCACCGTCGAAACTCCGACGATCAAAATGGACGAAGCTGGAACGCTTGCGCCTGTCTCTAGCAATTCAAGCAGCGAACAGTGGCGCGAAATCGCCGACAAGACTTATTCGGTTTTGGCATCGCTGCCGGAATATCTCGGTCGATTTTTCTCAGAGTACCGCAAACCTTTGGTGACGGTCGGACTGATTTTTGGCTCGATCGTTTCGGTCAAGCTTACCCTCGCCCTTTTAGGTGCGATCAACGACGTTCCCCTATTACAGCCGACCTTTGAACTGGTTGGATTGGGTTACAGCATCTGGTTTGTGTATCGATATTTGCTGAAAGCCTCCAACCGTGAGGAATTAGGGCAGGAGTTCAACAAGCTCAAAGAACAAGTGGTTGGTCGTGTGACGCAATAG
- a CDS encoding AAA family ATPase: MQEELNILLQAQYPLIYLVTSEEERAEQAISILAQTKPSKRLYLWTVTHGIVEYGQPRSVTQHNTVSPEAAIEWVMRQREPGIFVFKDLHPFIDSPAVTRWLRDAIASFKGTQKAIVLMSPMQNIPIELEKEVVVMDFPLPNMAELNQVLTAQLDQVRTRRITTETREKLLKAALGLTRDEAEKVYRKAQVTAGRLTEEEVDIVLSEKKQLIRRNGILEYIEEDETIDSVGGLDELKHWLRQRSDAFTERAREYGLPQPKGMLILGVPGCGKSLIAKTTSRLWGLPLLRLDMGRVYDGSMVGRSEANLRNALKTAESISPAILFIDEMDKAFAGTTGSADSDGGTSSRIFGSFLTWMQEKTSPVFVMATANRVERLPGEFLRKGRFDEIFFVDLPTAEERKEIFRIHLAKRRREIERFDLDQLANVCDGFSGAEIEQALVAAMYEAFAQDREFTQLDIIAASRATLPLSKTMTEQVTALRDWARQRARPAAASVAEYQRLEF; the protein is encoded by the coding sequence ATGCAAGAAGAGCTAAATATCCTGTTACAGGCTCAATATCCTTTAATTTATCTTGTAACTTCGGAAGAAGAGCGGGCAGAGCAAGCGATCTCGATTCTTGCTCAGACGAAACCTTCCAAGCGGTTGTATTTGTGGACAGTGACTCACGGAATTGTGGAGTATGGTCAGCCTCGCAGCGTGACCCAGCACAACACAGTTTCTCCAGAAGCTGCGATCGAGTGGGTGATGCGACAGCGCGAACCCGGCATCTTTGTTTTCAAGGATTTGCACCCGTTTATTGATTCCCCTGCGGTGACTCGGTGGTTGCGTGACGCGATCGCCAGCTTCAAAGGAACGCAAAAAGCGATCGTGCTGATGTCTCCGATGCAAAACATCCCGATCGAGCTGGAGAAAGAAGTCGTTGTGATGGACTTCCCACTCCCCAACATGGCTGAGTTGAATCAAGTTCTCACCGCTCAGCTTGATCAAGTTCGGACTCGCCGGATTACGACCGAGACCCGCGAAAAGCTTCTAAAAGCGGCGTTAGGTCTGACCCGCGACGAGGCAGAAAAAGTTTATCGTAAAGCTCAGGTAACTGCCGGACGCTTAACCGAAGAAGAAGTTGACATTGTTCTTTCTGAGAAAAAGCAACTGATTCGACGCAATGGCATTTTAGAGTACATCGAAGAAGATGAAACGATCGATTCGGTGGGTGGACTCGATGAACTGAAGCACTGGTTAAGACAGCGATCCGATGCCTTTACCGAAAGAGCAAGAGAGTATGGACTGCCCCAACCTAAAGGAATGCTAATTCTGGGTGTTCCCGGTTGCGGAAAGTCACTGATTGCCAAGACGACTTCACGGCTGTGGGGCTTGCCTCTCCTGCGATTAGATATGGGTCGAGTTTACGACGGCTCAATGGTGGGTCGATCGGAGGCGAACCTCCGCAACGCGCTCAAAACTGCGGAATCGATTTCACCCGCGATCCTTTTCATCGATGAAATGGATAAGGCATTTGCTGGAACCACTGGCTCAGCCGATTCTGATGGCGGGACTTCCAGTCGGATCTTTGGTTCCTTCCTCACCTGGATGCAAGAGAAAACCTCTCCAGTGTTTGTGATGGCGACTGCGAACCGAGTCGAGCGCCTTCCGGGAGAATTCCTTAGAAAAGGTCGATTTGACGAAATCTTCTTCGTTGACCTCCCGACCGCTGAAGAGCGTAAAGAGATTTTCCGAATTCACCTCGCGAAACGCCGCCGAGAGATCGAACGCTTTGATCTCGACCAACTCGCAAACGTCTGCGACGGCTTTTCGGGAGCGGAAATTGAGCAAGCCTTAGTGGCAGCCATGTACGAGGCATTCGCTCAAGATCGAGAGTTTACCCAGTTGGACATCATCGCGGCATCGAGAGCGACTCTGCCGCTGTCCAAGACAATGACTGAGCAGGTTACAGCCCTTCGGGATTGGGCTAGGCAGCGTGCGCGACCTGCGGCAGCCTCAGTTGCTGAATATCAGCGACTTGAGTTCTAA
- a CDS encoding SIMPL domain-containing protein (The SIMPL domain is named for its presence in mouse protein SIMPL (signalling molecule that associates with mouse pelle-like kinase). Bacterial member BP26, from Brucella, was shown to assemble into a channel-like structure, while YggE from E. coli has been associated with resistance to oxidative stress.) → MMSPVQKSIQKSPWQRLSAIPMAIGIVSLSMISPVQAQEKLVRTLTVTGRGFEDIQTTLAQVRLGVEVQGKTANEVQQEVARKSNAVVTFLRSRQVDKLETTGINLSPRYDYTNNRQTLVGYTGSNNVSFRVPTERSGEIIDEAVKRGASRIDGVSFVASDEAITAAQKQALRKATQEAQAQADAVFSALNLTRKDIVNVQVNGASAPPPIFRDAAVMELRNTKVQAAPSPVVGGEQRVEGSVTLQISY, encoded by the coding sequence ATGATGAGTCCAGTTCAGAAATCCATTCAGAAGTCACCTTGGCAACGGTTGAGTGCCATCCCAATGGCAATCGGTATTGTTAGCTTATCGATGATCAGTCCGGTTCAGGCTCAGGAGAAATTAGTGCGAACCTTAACTGTCACAGGTCGCGGGTTCGAAGATATCCAAACGACACTGGCGCAAGTGCGATTGGGCGTCGAAGTCCAAGGCAAAACCGCTAATGAAGTGCAGCAAGAAGTGGCTCGCAAATCGAATGCAGTCGTCACCTTCTTGCGATCGCGCCAAGTCGATAAGCTCGAAACCACGGGAATCAATTTGAGTCCTCGATATGATTACACCAACAACCGTCAAACCCTAGTCGGCTACACGGGATCGAATAATGTTTCGTTTCGAGTTCCGACCGAGCGATCAGGCGAGATCATCGATGAAGCGGTGAAGAGAGGCGCAAGTCGGATCGATGGGGTCAGCTTTGTCGCGTCAGATGAAGCGATCACCGCCGCCCAAAAACAAGCGCTCCGTAAAGCCACTCAAGAGGCACAAGCTCAAGCAGATGCAGTATTCAGTGCCTTGAATCTAACCCGTAAAGACATTGTGAATGTTCAGGTGAATGGAGCCTCTGCACCGCCGCCTATTTTCCGGGATGCTGCGGTGATGGAGTTACGAAATACAAAGGTTCAAGCCGCTCCGAGTCCGGTCGTTGGGGGAGAACAACGAGTCGAAGGATCGGTCACATTACAAATCAGTTACTAG
- a CDS encoding aromatic ring-hydroxylating dioxygenase subunit alpha: MDKPLFLRNLWYYALPGGALKPGQTIAKTLLNEPILFGRTRSGDVFALRDICPHRAVPLSCGRFDGAEVECAYHGWRFNQTGKCSAIPALTEDQTLDFSRFRVRSYPVRELQGNVWIFMGAEDQSLPEDEPPQVPGFDSTYQAVVVMNFPAYLDHAVVGLMDPAHVPFVHRSWWWRSDPTLAEEVKTFDPSPLGFTMRRHKLERSTLLYDLVGGGPEVEISFQLPGVRFEQVITKQHRVCNLTTMTPLNDNETEVTTLFYSTIPWFNLLKPFLVPATRTFLNQDREMVVKQQIGLKHNPGLMLIKDADTQARWYYQLKAEFTRSQAEMRSFVNPVKEQILRWRC, encoded by the coding sequence ATGGATAAACCGCTCTTTCTTCGGAATCTCTGGTATTACGCGCTTCCGGGCGGAGCGCTGAAGCCGGGACAAACGATCGCAAAAACTCTTCTAAACGAACCGATTTTATTCGGACGAACGCGATCGGGTGACGTTTTCGCGCTGCGAGATATTTGTCCGCATCGCGCAGTTCCCTTAAGCTGTGGACGATTTGACGGCGCTGAAGTGGAATGTGCCTATCACGGCTGGCGATTTAATCAAACTGGAAAATGTTCAGCAATTCCAGCCTTAACTGAGGATCAAACGCTTGATTTTTCTCGATTTCGGGTGCGATCGTATCCGGTGCGAGAGCTTCAGGGGAATGTCTGGATTTTTATGGGAGCTGAGGATCAGAGCCTTCCCGAAGATGAACCGCCGCAGGTTCCAGGGTTCGACAGTACCTATCAAGCTGTGGTCGTGATGAATTTCCCCGCGTATCTCGATCATGCGGTCGTTGGATTAATGGACCCGGCTCATGTGCCATTTGTCCATCGATCGTGGTGGTGGCGTTCTGATCCAACCTTAGCGGAAGAAGTGAAAACCTTTGATCCATCGCCGTTAGGGTTCACAATGCGGCGGCACAAACTGGAGCGATCGACGCTGCTCTACGATTTAGTTGGTGGTGGTCCAGAGGTCGAGATTTCGTTTCAGCTTCCGGGTGTGCGGTTTGAGCAAGTGATTACCAAGCAGCATCGCGTTTGTAATTTAACAACGATGACCCCCTTGAATGACAATGAAACTGAGGTCACAACGCTGTTTTATTCAACCATTCCTTGGTTTAATCTACTCAAGCCGTTTTTGGTTCCAGCGACTCGGACATTTCTGAATCAGGATCGTGAAATGGTGGTGAAACAGCAAATCGGGCTAAAACACAATCCTGGATTAATGCTAATTAAAGACGCAGATACTCAGGCGCGGTGGTATTACCAATTAAAGGCGGAATTTACGCGATCGCAAGCCGAGATGAGATCGTTTGTAAATCCCGTAAAAGAGCAGATTCTCCGGTGGCGGTGTTGA
- the vat gene encoding Vat family streptogramin A O-acetyltransferase encodes MYGADPKDKHPMKGFPQICFIQNTVSNPNIIIGDYTYYDDPEDSENFERNVLYHFPFIGDRLIIGKFCALATGIKFIMNGANHKLSGFSTYPFDIFNNGWEKVTPQPEELPYKGDTVIGNDVWIGYEAVIMPGVKVGDGAIIAAKSVVVGNVSPYTIVGGNPAKPIRQRFDDDVIQSLLEVAWWNWDIEKITRNLETIVAADIEALINCK; translated from the coding sequence ATGTATGGAGCAGACCCAAAAGATAAGCATCCAATGAAGGGATTTCCGCAAATCTGCTTCATTCAAAATACGGTGTCAAATCCCAATATCATTATTGGTGATTATACTTACTACGATGATCCAGAGGATTCAGAAAATTTTGAGCGCAACGTTCTATATCATTTCCCATTCATTGGCGATCGCTTAATCATTGGAAAATTCTGTGCTTTGGCAACAGGAATTAAGTTCATCATGAATGGTGCAAATCACAAATTGAGCGGGTTCTCGACTTATCCGTTTGACATCTTTAACAACGGTTGGGAAAAAGTAACTCCTCAACCTGAAGAACTCCCCTACAAAGGCGATACCGTCATCGGTAATGATGTGTGGATTGGTTATGAAGCGGTGATTATGCCAGGAGTGAAGGTGGGAGACGGAGCCATTATTGCTGCAAAATCTGTCGTGGTCGGTAATGTGTCACCCTACACGATCGTGGGGGGCAATCCAGCCAAGCCTATTCGTCAGCGCTTTGACGATGACGTAATCCAATCGTTGCTTGAAGTTGCTTGGTGGAATTGGGACATTGAGAAAATTACGCGCAACCTGGAAACGATCGTAGCAGCAGATATTGAAGCCCTAATCAATTGCAAGTAA
- a CDS encoding MFS transporter, with amino-acid sequence MNNSANEPISEKLDLKTKIAYGAGDLGPAITANILIFYLSPFLTDVAGLNPGLAGQTQLVGKVWDAVNDPMVGVMSDKTRSRLGRRYPWILAGAIPFGFFFFLQWIVPKFSNNPDGQQWGLFWYYTFISIAFGWLYTVVNLPYTALTPEMTQDYDERTSLNSYRFAFSIGGSILSVVLVGIIGSMFPEVRQRYLVIGAVCAVLGSLPLFWCVWGTFDRMKAIGLQRPESEQPVSIPIAQQIKIAFSNRPFLFVVGIYLCSWLSFQLTAAIIPYFVGSWMRLNSPWAVPSVVLAVQLTAMLVLPLWNAASQRIGKRGVYAAGMVLWIIAQGGLFFLQPGQLTLMYVLAVMSGFGVSVAYLIPWSMLPDVIELDELQTGQRREGIFYSFVTFLQKVSLGIAVAIVLQSLGWAGYVKPTEAVQLPVQPDEVLLAIRLSIGPVPTIALLIGMVLVYFYPITREVHAEIRLKLHERKHNPS; translated from the coding sequence ATGAATAATTCTGCTAACGAGCCGATTTCTGAAAAACTCGACCTCAAAACAAAAATTGCTTATGGAGCCGGAGATTTAGGCCCTGCAATCACGGCAAATATTTTGATCTTCTATCTCTCGCCGTTTCTGACGGACGTGGCGGGGTTAAATCCCGGACTGGCTGGACAGACACAATTGGTCGGGAAGGTCTGGGATGCAGTCAACGATCCAATGGTTGGGGTGATGAGCGATAAGACTCGATCGCGCCTTGGTCGCCGCTACCCCTGGATTTTGGCGGGTGCAATTCCGTTCGGTTTTTTCTTTTTCCTGCAATGGATTGTGCCCAAGTTTAGCAACAATCCAGACGGGCAGCAGTGGGGGTTGTTTTGGTATTACACCTTTATTTCGATCGCGTTTGGGTGGCTCTATACGGTGGTGAATTTGCCTTACACAGCACTCACGCCGGAGATGACGCAGGATTACGATGAGCGCACCAGTTTAAACAGTTACCGATTTGCGTTCTCGATCGGCGGCAGTATTCTCTCAGTCGTGCTGGTCGGCATCATTGGATCAATGTTTCCCGAAGTGCGGCAGCGCTATCTGGTGATTGGTGCCGTCTGTGCCGTTTTGGGATCGTTGCCGTTGTTTTGGTGTGTTTGGGGGACGTTCGATCGGATGAAAGCGATCGGGCTACAGCGTCCTGAATCAGAGCAACCTGTCTCGATACCGATCGCGCAACAAATCAAAATTGCCTTCAGCAACCGTCCATTTCTATTTGTCGTTGGGATTTATCTGTGTTCTTGGCTGAGTTTTCAGCTTACAGCAGCGATTATTCCTTACTTTGTCGGAAGCTGGATGAGACTAAATAGCCCGTGGGCAGTTCCAAGCGTGGTATTAGCCGTGCAACTGACTGCAATGCTCGTCCTTCCGCTGTGGAATGCGGCGAGTCAGCGAATTGGCAAACGGGGCGTTTATGCTGCGGGCATGGTGCTGTGGATTATTGCACAAGGCGGATTGTTCTTTTTACAGCCGGGACAGTTGACCTTGATGTACGTGTTGGCAGTGATGTCAGGATTTGGGGTATCGGTCGCGTATTTAATTCCCTGGTCAATGTTGCCGGATGTGATCGAACTCGATGAGCTGCAAACTGGACAGCGCCGCGAAGGAATTTTCTATAGCTTTGTGACATTTCTGCAAAAGGTTTCTTTGGGGATTGCGGTGGCGATCGTGCTGCAAAGTTTAGGGTGGGCAGGATACGTCAAGCCAACTGAAGCAGTTCAACTGCCTGTTCAGCCAGATGAGGTGTTGTTAGCGATTCGACTGTCGATCGGCCCTGTTCCCACGATCGCGCTGCTCATTGGCATGGTGTTGGTGTATTTCTATCCGATCACGCGAGAAGTTCACGCAGAGATTCGTCTGAAACTTCATGAGCGCAAGCACAACCCGTCTTAA
- a CDS encoding DUF1257 domain-containing protein: protein MSHFSTLRTKITDAEILKSSLRDLGISVKTEADVRGYNGQRVRSDIVAVLDGEYDLGWSRNADGSFDLIADLWGVAKKHNQTELINSINQKYAVNKTLAEVKRPGLNNANVKLVVQK from the coding sequence ATGTCTCACTTTAGCACTCTTCGCACCAAAATCACCGACGCTGAAATCCTCAAGTCCTCGCTTCGCGATCTGGGCATCTCGGTTAAGACCGAAGCTGATGTTCGTGGCTACAACGGTCAGCGCGTTCGTTCTGACATTGTTGCAGTTCTCGACGGCGAATATGATTTGGGCTGGTCGCGTAACGCTGATGGTTCGTTTGACCTGATCGCTGACCTCTGGGGTGTTGCGAAGAAGCACAACCAAACTGAGCTGATCAACTCGATCAACCAGAAGTACGCTGTGAACAAGACCTTGGCTGAAGTCAAGCGCCCTGGTTTGAACAATGCAAACGTGAAATTGGTTGTTCAAAAATAG
- a CDS encoding LptF/LptG family permease — MSSASFRLRSPISVLDRYIARQLASPFIFGVAAFSSILVSVGAIFDLIRQMTELGLPIAIAARVLLLRTPEFIALSFPMATLLSALMVYSRLSTDSELIALRSAGISIYRLIVPVVVLSFLVSLLTFAFNEAIVPAAKYQAGVTLEQALKQDKPRFDEKNIVFQQYREVKQDGASQQQLERIFYAQRFDGVQMKTLTVLDFSQEGLNQIITANSAQWNFEQQTWDFSDGTIYLVDPNGSYRNILKFERQQIQLPRTPLDLATRKTDSAEMNIAEVQDYIKLVEQSGNQKSVNQLTMRIQQKIAFPFVCLVFGLAGATLGTRPRRGGKGTSFAISILIIFTYYLLSFVCDAFGRLEIFTPVLAAWLPTVVGLSAVSWLLVRAAR, encoded by the coding sequence ATGTCTTCCGCTTCCTTCCGACTGCGATCGCCAATTTCTGTGCTTGATCGCTATATTGCTCGTCAATTAGCAAGTCCGTTTATATTTGGCGTAGCGGCGTTTTCGTCGATTTTGGTGTCGGTTGGGGCGATTTTCGATCTCATCCGGCAGATGACCGAACTGGGACTGCCGATCGCGATCGCTGCCCGTGTTCTCCTGTTAAGAACACCAGAATTTATTGCGCTGTCGTTTCCGATGGCAACGCTGCTTTCCGCCTTAATGGTTTATAGCCGTCTGTCTACAGATAGCGAACTGATTGCGCTCCGGAGTGCGGGGATTAGCATTTATCGCTTGATCGTGCCTGTGGTAGTGCTGAGTTTTCTGGTTTCGCTGCTGACCTTTGCATTTAATGAAGCGATCGTTCCCGCCGCGAAATATCAAGCAGGAGTCACCCTAGAGCAAGCCTTAAAGCAAGACAAGCCGAGGTTTGACGAAAAGAATATTGTGTTCCAGCAGTATCGCGAGGTGAAGCAGGATGGAGCGTCGCAGCAGCAGCTTGAGCGAATTTTTTACGCCCAGCGATTCGACGGAGTGCAGATGAAAACCTTAACGGTGCTGGATTTTTCCCAAGAAGGACTCAACCAGATTATCACCGCTAATTCTGCCCAATGGAACTTCGAGCAGCAAACCTGGGACTTCTCCGACGGCACGATTTATCTCGTCGATCCGAATGGCTCATACCGAAATATTCTCAAATTCGAGCGGCAGCAGATCCAACTCCCCCGCACCCCGCTCGACCTTGCCACTCGTAAAACCGATTCCGCCGAGATGAATATCGCTGAGGTGCAGGACTATATCAAGCTGGTGGAGCAGAGCGGCAACCAAAAGAGCGTCAACCAGCTCACGATGAGAATTCAGCAAAAAATCGCGTTTCCGTTTGTCTGCTTGGTCTTTGGGTTGGCAGGGGCAACGCTGGGAACTCGTCCTCGACGCGGCGGCAAAGGCACCAGTTTTGCGATTAGCATTTTGATTATCTTTACGTATTACCTGCTTTCGTTTGTGTGTGATGCGTTCGGGCGATTGGAGATTTTCACCCCAGTTCTGGCGGCTTGGTTGCCCACGGTGGTAGGACTGAGCGCGGTGAGTTGGCTATTGGTACGGGCAGCACGATAA
- a CDS encoding phosphoribosyltransferase: MPDSTQSDLHVSWPDYHLLIEKLAAQIYRSDWQFNQIVCLAKGGLRVGDVLARIFDMPLAILSTSSYRSGSQSRSTLVFSKDLTMTTLNLGSHVLLVDDLVDSGVTLQKAIPWLDRHYGFYIEEVRTAVLWYKACSVIKPDYYVDYLEHNPWIHQPFEKYEKMEPSELLKLPE; this comes from the coding sequence ATGCCCGATTCCACTCAGTCCGATCTTCATGTCAGTTGGCCAGATTATCATCTGTTAATCGAAAAGCTTGCAGCTCAAATTTACCGATCGGACTGGCAGTTTAATCAAATCGTCTGCTTGGCAAAGGGGGGATTGCGCGTCGGCGATGTGCTTGCCCGCATCTTCGATATGCCGCTGGCGATTTTATCGACTTCCTCATATCGCAGCGGCAGTCAGTCGAGGAGTACACTCGTCTTCTCAAAAGATCTGACGATGACGACGCTGAATTTGGGCAGTCATGTTTTGTTGGTCGATGATCTAGTGGATTCGGGCGTGACGTTGCAAAAGGCGATTCCTTGGCTCGATCGGCACTACGGCTTCTATATCGAGGAGGTTCGTACTGCCGTTCTCTGGTACAAAGCCTGTTCTGTGATCAAGCCCGATTATTATGTGGATTATTTGGAGCATAATCCCTGGATTCATCAACCGTTTGAGAAATATGAAAAGATGGAACCGTCGGAACTCTTGAAGCTTCCTGAGTAA